Proteins encoded by one window of Candidatus Nanopelagicales bacterium:
- a CDS encoding methyltransferase domain-containing protein produces the protein ERVVAGSAEQIPLPDASAEAALAAQMWHWVDPVRACDELGRVIKPGGVLGIVWNLRDDRVPWIADLNEQVPLADTYQWFKDHERPTLPGNFGPIELAEFEHVQTTDVDGLAGLYSTFSVIGLREDRDDLLDTVRTFAATHPQLAGKPTIEIPYVCKVFTAVRD, from the coding sequence GAGCGTGTGGTTGCCGGATCGGCCGAGCAGATCCCCCTTCCCGACGCATCCGCCGAAGCGGCCCTGGCGGCACAAATGTGGCATTGGGTCGATCCCGTTCGCGCGTGCGACGAACTCGGTCGGGTGATCAAGCCCGGTGGGGTCTTGGGCATTGTGTGGAACCTGCGCGATGACCGCGTCCCGTGGATTGCCGACCTCAACGAGCAAGTGCCGCTGGCCGACACGTACCAATGGTTCAAAGACCATGAGCGGCCAACGCTTCCAGGTAACTTCGGTCCGATCGAACTCGCCGAGTTCGAGCACGTGCAGACCACTGACGTCGATGGATTAGCCGGTCTCTACAGCACTTTCTCGGTCATTGGTTTACGGGAAGACCGAGACGATCTTCTGGACACCGTTCGGACTTTCGCAGCCACTCACCCGCAGCTTGCTGGCAAGCCAACGATCGAGATTCCCTATGTCTGCAAGGTGTTCACCGCTGTGCGGGACTAG